The following proteins are co-located in the Phocoena phocoena chromosome 1, mPhoPho1.1, whole genome shotgun sequence genome:
- the HES3 gene encoding transcription factor HES-3: protein MEKKRRARINVSLEQLRSLLEKHYSHQIRKRKLEKADILELSVKYMKSLQNSVQGLWPVPSGAEYPSGFRGCLPGVSQPLRREEEGGDGLRCPLAHERAGGSTMDSASPGPEAPARRGPGAPPVWAPAPAAAGSRSPPPRLLLSGGLPGQSTSIPAPQSASRRFAESPGPGLRLWRPW, encoded by the exons ATGGAGAAGAAGCGACGGGCGCGCATTAATGTGTCGCTGGAGCAGCTCAGATCGTTGCTAGAGAAACACTACTCGCACCAG ATCCGGAAACGCAAGTTGGAGAAGGCAGACATACTGGAGCTGAGCGTCAAGTACATGAAAAGCCTTCAGAACTCGGTGCAAG ggctcTGGCCGGTCCCCAGCGGAGCCGAGTACCCGTCGGGCTTCCGCGGCTGTCTACCGGGCGTTAGCCAGCCTCTGCGGCGCGAAGAGGAGGGCGGCGACGGTCTGCGCTGCCCCCTGGCGCACGAGCGCGCGGGTGGCAGCACCATGGACAGCGCCAGTCCCGGCCCCGAGGCACCCGCGCGGCGCGGCCCCGGCGCCCCCCCCGTTTGGGCCCCTGCTCCGGCCGCCGCCGGCTCGCGGTCTCCGCCACCCCGGCTCCTCTTATCTGGAGGTCTCCCCGGTCAGTCCACCAGCATCCCCGCGCCGCAGTCGGCGTCTCGCCGCTTCGCCGAGAGCCCGGGGCCGGGGCTGCGCTTGTGGCGGCCCTGGTGA